In one window of Fimbriimonadaceae bacterium DNA:
- a CDS encoding L-fucose/L-arabinose isomerase family protein, with protein sequence MNKKTTLGVLVGNRGFFPTHLCEEGRRQVIDVLAAEGFDVVVLPVTARQFGSVESLADARACAELFRAHRDRIDGVLVTLPNFGDERAVANTLRFAELGVPVLVHAFGDEAKRMSIADRRDSFCGKMSVCNNLRQYGIPFSLTHRHTVPPDTAEFRADLRRFGAVCRTVKGLRRARIGAIGARPTAFNTVRYSEKLLEASGITVETLDLSEVLGWANRLGSDDAQVREKLDRIREYTETEGIPDESLDKMARLGVAIDRWTAEAEIDATAIQCWTALEEFYGVVPCTLMSMMSDRLMASACETDVAGVVGMYALQCASGQPSALLDWNNNFGDDPDKAVVFHCSNLPKSVFAEQRMDFQEIIAGTVGKENTFGTIVGRMRGGPFTFCRVSTDDVNGRICAYVGEGTLTDDLLQTFGGYGVVRIERMQELLQFICQNGFEHHVAFNLSEVAEAVVEAMENYLGWSVYHHG encoded by the coding sequence ATGAACAAGAAGACAACGCTCGGAGTCCTGGTCGGCAATCGCGGTTTCTTCCCCACCCACCTTTGCGAGGAGGGGCGTCGGCAGGTGATCGACGTCCTTGCCGCCGAGGGATTCGACGTGGTGGTGCTCCCCGTTACCGCGCGCCAATTCGGATCGGTCGAATCCCTGGCCGACGCGCGCGCGTGCGCGGAGCTGTTTCGCGCGCATCGCGACCGGATCGACGGCGTGCTGGTGACCCTGCCCAACTTCGGCGACGAGCGCGCCGTGGCCAACACGCTTCGCTTCGCCGAGCTCGGCGTGCCGGTGCTGGTCCACGCGTTCGGGGACGAGGCGAAGCGCATGTCGATCGCGGACAGACGCGACAGCTTCTGCGGGAAGATGTCGGTCTGCAACAACCTGCGCCAGTACGGGATTCCGTTCAGCCTCACGCACCGCCACACGGTGCCTCCAGACACCGCCGAGTTCCGCGCGGATCTTCGCCGGTTCGGCGCTGTGTGCCGCACGGTCAAGGGGCTGAGGCGCGCGAGGATCGGCGCGATCGGGGCACGTCCCACGGCGTTCAACACCGTGCGCTACAGCGAGAAGCTGCTCGAGGCGAGCGGCATCACGGTCGAGACGTTGGACCTTTCCGAGGTGCTGGGATGGGCCAACCGCCTCGGCTCGGACGACGCCCAGGTACGGGAGAAGCTCGACCGCATTCGGGAGTACACCGAGACCGAGGGAATCCCGGACGAGAGCCTAGACAAGATGGCGCGCCTCGGCGTGGCGATCGATCGCTGGACCGCGGAGGCCGAGATCGACGCCACGGCGATCCAGTGCTGGACCGCCCTCGAGGAGTTCTACGGAGTCGTGCCCTGCACGCTGATGTCCATGATGTCGGACCGGCTGATGGCGAGCGCGTGCGAGACCGATGTCGCCGGGGTCGTCGGGATGTACGCCCTCCAGTGCGCTTCGGGACAACCCTCGGCCCTGCTGGATTGGAACAACAACTTTGGCGACGATCCCGACAAGGCCGTGGTGTTCCACTGCTCCAACCTGCCCAAGTCGGTGTTCGCCGAGCAGCGGATGGACTTCCAGGAGATCATCGCGGGGACCGTCGGCAAGGAGAACACGTTCGGCACCATCGTGGGACGGATGCGGGGCGGGCCCTTCACGTTCTGCCGCGTGTCGACCGACGACGTGAACGGCCGGATCTGCGCCTACGTCGGGGAGGGGACCCTGACCGACGACCTGCTGCAGACCTTCGGCGGCTACGGGGTCGTGCGGATCGAGCGGATGCAGGAGCTCCTGCAGTTCATCTGCCAGAACGGATTCGAGCACCACGTCGCGTTCAACCTTTCCGAAGTCGCCGAGGCGGTGGTCGAGGCGATGGAGAACTATCTGGGATGGAGCGTCTACCACCATGGATGA
- a CDS encoding sugar ABC transporter ATP-binding protein — MNEGALLSMRSIRKGFPGVLALDDVDFDVRPGEIHALMGENGAGKSTLIKVMTGVHRSDRGTMTLADKPFQPASPADAVTRGVSTVYQEVNLVPNLSVAENVCLGHLRGVPWGEMRRRAQAALRRLGIELDVRTPLGSHSIAIQQMVAIARALDVEAKVLVLDEPTSSLDAGEVAALFAILRKLREDGLAIVFITHFLDQVFEIADTITVLRNGRLVATRTAKALSRLELVSQMLGRDAAELGAAARAPSAGRGSELMRANGMGRRGGVQGLTFSIARGEVVGLAGLLGSGRTETLRLLFGLDAPTEGSLELEGVQRRLSARLAIRLGIGLTPEDRKAEALLPGLTIRENLMLVLQARRGWLRRLSRREQQQWIDTLRARLHIAMREGDAAIDTLSGGNQQKIVLARWLAADPKLLLLDEPTRGIDVGAKFEIEGLIEELRAKGMALVVVSSELDELVRTCSHVVVLRDRRMVDELQGQAIDEARLVAAIAKEGS, encoded by the coding sequence GTGAACGAGGGCGCGCTGCTTTCGATGCGGAGCATCCGCAAGGGGTTTCCAGGAGTCTTGGCGCTCGACGACGTGGACTTCGACGTGCGGCCCGGCGAAATCCACGCCCTGATGGGAGAGAACGGGGCCGGCAAGTCCACCCTGATCAAGGTGATGACGGGCGTTCATCGGAGCGATCGGGGCACGATGACCCTGGCGGACAAGCCCTTCCAGCCCGCTTCTCCCGCCGACGCGGTGACGCGGGGCGTCAGTACGGTGTACCAGGAGGTCAACCTGGTCCCCAACCTCTCGGTCGCCGAGAACGTGTGCCTGGGCCACTTGCGCGGGGTGCCCTGGGGCGAGATGCGCCGGCGCGCCCAAGCGGCCCTGCGGAGGCTCGGCATCGAGCTCGACGTCCGCACGCCCCTGGGTTCGCACTCCATCGCGATCCAACAGATGGTGGCGATCGCGCGCGCGCTCGACGTGGAGGCCAAGGTGCTCGTGCTGGACGAACCCACGTCCAGCCTCGACGCGGGCGAGGTGGCCGCGCTGTTCGCGATATTGAGGAAGCTGCGCGAGGACGGCTTGGCGATCGTGTTCATCACGCACTTCCTCGACCAGGTGTTCGAGATCGCCGACACGATCACCGTGCTTCGCAACGGGCGTCTCGTGGCGACGCGCACGGCCAAAGCGCTCTCGCGGTTGGAGCTTGTGTCCCAGATGTTGGGCCGTGACGCGGCCGAATTGGGGGCAGCCGCACGGGCGCCATCCGCGGGCAGGGGCTCCGAGCTGATGCGCGCGAACGGGATGGGGCGTCGTGGCGGCGTTCAAGGGCTCACCTTCTCGATCGCTCGCGGGGAGGTCGTGGGGCTTGCCGGTCTCTTGGGATCGGGAAGGACGGAAACGCTGCGGCTGCTCTTCGGGCTGGACGCGCCCACGGAGGGCTCGTTGGAGCTCGAGGGCGTCCAGCGGCGGCTTTCGGCCCGGCTCGCCATCCGTCTCGGGATCGGGCTGACACCCGAGGATCGCAAGGCGGAAGCGCTCCTGCCGGGCCTCACGATCCGCGAGAACCTGATGCTCGTGCTCCAAGCGCGGCGCGGCTGGCTGCGCCGCCTCTCCCGTCGGGAGCAGCAACAGTGGATCGACACGCTGCGCGCCCGGCTCCACATCGCGATGCGGGAGGGGGACGCGGCCATCGACACCCTGAGCGGCGGCAACCAGCAAAAGATCGTGCTGGCAAGGTGGTTGGCCGCCGACCCCAAGCTGCTGCTTCTCGACGAACCGACCCGCGGCATCGATGTCGGGGCGAAATTCGAGATCGAGGGTCTGATCGAAGAGCTGCGGGCCAAGGGAATGGCGCTGGTGGTGGTTTCGAGCGAGCTGGACGAGCTTGTGCGGACGTGCAGCCACGTGGTGGTGCTTCGAGACCGACGCATGGTGGACGAACTGCAGGGGCAGGCCATCGACGAGGCGCGCTTGGTCGCAGCGATCGCCAAGGAGGGCTCGTGA
- a CDS encoding ABC transporter permease — MKRLDARLLWPLAALGAVLAFNLVATPGFFDLAVRDGRLYGSLVDVVNRAVPVLLLGFGMTLVIATAGVDLSVGAVMAIAGAVAACLIVRPEGCVLNALPVHSLAGIVAVSLGVALLCGVFNGLLVAVFRIQPIVATLLLMVAGRGIAQLLTNGQIVTFQSPAFGAIGSGATLGVPNPVWIAACVFGVGGLLVRGTAYGMFVEAVGSNPVASRLSGIDARGVKMAAYAVCAVCAGIAGLIAAADIRAADANNAGLYLELDAILAVSVGGTSLAGGRFSLVGTILGALLMQALATTIFTRGVSAEGTLVLKALVVVAVCVLQSGPLKRPRRAEARRA, encoded by the coding sequence GTGAAGCGTCTCGACGCCCGCCTGCTTTGGCCGCTGGCCGCGCTCGGGGCTGTTTTGGCCTTCAACCTCGTGGCCACGCCGGGCTTTTTCGACCTCGCCGTTCGGGACGGCCGGCTCTACGGGAGTCTGGTCGACGTCGTGAATCGTGCGGTTCCGGTTCTCCTACTCGGCTTCGGCATGACGCTCGTGATCGCCACGGCGGGCGTCGACCTCTCGGTCGGGGCCGTGATGGCCATCGCCGGCGCTGTCGCCGCGTGCCTGATCGTGCGGCCGGAGGGATGCGTGTTGAACGCGTTGCCCGTGCACTCGCTTGCGGGCATCGTGGCGGTCTCGCTCGGGGTGGCCTTGCTCTGCGGGGTGTTCAACGGGCTGTTGGTGGCCGTATTCCGAATTCAACCGATCGTGGCGACGCTGCTGCTGATGGTCGCCGGCCGAGGGATCGCGCAGCTTCTCACCAACGGACAGATCGTGACGTTCCAGTCTCCCGCCTTTGGCGCGATCGGTTCCGGGGCCACGCTGGGGGTTCCCAACCCTGTTTGGATCGCGGCGTGCGTGTTCGGCGTCGGCGGGTTGCTGGTGCGCGGGACGGCCTACGGGATGTTCGTCGAAGCCGTGGGGAGCAACCCGGTGGCCAGCCGGCTCTCGGGCATCGATGCGCGGGGCGTGAAGATGGCGGCCTACGCGGTGTGCGCCGTGTGCGCAGGCATCGCGGGCTTGATCGCTGCGGCCGACATCCGCGCCGCGGACGCCAACAACGCGGGCTTGTATCTCGAGCTCGACGCGATCCTCGCGGTCAGCGTCGGCGGCACCTCGCTCGCGGGAGGGCGTTTCTCGCTCGTCGGCACGATTCTCGGCGCGCTGCTGATGCAGGCGCTTGCGACGACAATCTTCACGCGCGGCGTGTCCGCCGAGGGCACCCTCGTGTTGAAGGCGCTGGTCGTCGTCGCCGTGTGCGTCCTCCAGTCGGGCCCGCTCAAGCGCCCTCGGCGCGCGGAGGCGCGGCGCGCATGA
- the yjfF gene encoding sugar ABC transporter permease YjfF, whose protein sequence is MKEWLPTAVTAAVWLVLFLTGALLFDGFLSARVFFNLLSDNAFLGVIAVGLTFVILSGGIDLSVGSMVGCTGILTATLIEWRGWPPFAAIGAALGFGALIGLGHGVLIHRYKLQPFLATLAGLFFCRGVGLWISKESVTIKHPLFTDMASFSVRLPGKASLSLGSIVLLVVLLLGVAAARRTLFGRTAYAIGGGEGSALLMGLPVGRVKVGIYVLSGVLAALGGVLFALYTSSGNAIAGTSMELDAIAAVVIGGTLLSGGYGSVFGSFMGVLILGTIQTLISFQGTLSSWWTKIFIGALLLAFIAMQRGIEGGLKVRAKP, encoded by the coding sequence ATGAAGGAGTGGCTCCCCACCGCGGTCACCGCCGCGGTATGGCTCGTGCTCTTCCTCACCGGAGCGCTGCTGTTCGACGGGTTCCTCTCCGCGCGCGTGTTCTTCAACCTTCTATCCGACAACGCCTTTCTTGGCGTGATTGCCGTCGGGCTCACGTTCGTGATCCTGTCGGGCGGCATCGACCTCTCGGTGGGGTCGATGGTGGGGTGCACGGGCATCCTCACGGCGACGCTGATCGAGTGGCGCGGATGGCCGCCCTTCGCGGCGATCGGCGCCGCGTTGGGGTTTGGCGCGCTGATCGGACTGGGCCACGGCGTGCTGATCCACCGCTACAAGCTCCAGCCGTTTCTGGCCACTTTGGCGGGTCTGTTCTTCTGTCGCGGCGTCGGCCTTTGGATCAGCAAGGAGTCGGTCACGATCAAGCACCCGCTCTTTACGGACATGGCGTCGTTCTCGGTCCGGCTGCCCGGGAAGGCATCGCTCAGCCTGGGTTCGATCGTGCTCCTGGTGGTGCTCCTCCTCGGCGTCGCGGCGGCCCGGCGGACCCTTTTCGGGCGCACGGCCTACGCGATCGGGGGCGGGGAGGGTTCCGCGCTTCTCATGGGCCTCCCAGTGGGACGGGTCAAGGTGGGAATCTACGTGCTGAGCGGAGTGCTGGCCGCGCTCGGCGGCGTGTTGTTCGCGCTCTACACCTCGTCGGGGAACGCCATCGCCGGCACCTCGATGGAGTTGGACGCGATCGCGGCGGTCGTGATCGGCGGAACGTTGCTCTCAGGGGGCTACGGATCGGTGTTCGGCTCGTTCATGGGCGTGCTGATCCTCGGCACGATCCAGACCCTGATCAGCTTCCAGGGCACCCTCAGCTCCTGGTGGACGAAGATCTTCATCGGCGCCCTGCTGCTGGCGTTCATCGCCATGCAGCGGGGGATCGAGGGCGGTCTGAAGGTGCGCGCCAAGCCGTAG